In the Coturnix japonica isolate 7356 chromosome 6, Coturnix japonica 2.1, whole genome shotgun sequence genome, one interval contains:
- the DDIT4 gene encoding DNA damage-inducible transcript 4 protein, protein MPGLWERLAGGQRGGMESSDCESVGSASGSEGEPELSSLPDLELLHDPEDELLSARLLELLQAALGSAPLGSRRRSRLLMPARLAEQLRSELLRMACSEPCGLRGALLDLCVEHGKDCHELGRIAADPAVVPTFQLTLVLRLDSRLWPKIQGLLASAPALSPAFGQAMKLSTGFRVMKKKLYSSEQLLVEEC, encoded by the exons ATGCCCGGGCTGTGGGAGCGGCTGGCGGGCGGACAGCGGGGCGGTATGGAGAGCTCCGACTGCGAGTCGGTGGGCAGCGCCTCCGGCTCGGAGGGAG AGCCCGAGCTGAGCTCCCTGCCggacctggagctgctgcacgACCCCGAGGACGAGCTGCTGAGCGCCcggctgctggagctgctgcaggccGCGCTGGGCAGCGCCCCGCTGGGCTCCCGCCGCCGCTCGCGGCTCCTGATGCCGGCCCGGCTGGCCGAGCAGCTGCGGAGCGAGCTGCTGCGCATGGCCTGCAGCGAACCGTGCGGGCTGCGGGGCGCCCTGCTCGACCTGTGCGTGGAGCACGGCAAGGACTGCCACGAGCTGGGCCGCATCGCCGCCGACCCCGCCGTGGTGCCCACCTTCCAGCTGACACTGGTGCTGCGCCTGGACTCCCGGCTCTGGCCCAAGATCCAGGGGCTCCTCGCCTCGGCGCCGGCGCTCAGCCCCGCGTTCGGGCAGGCCATGAAGCTGAGCACGGGCTTCAGGGTGATGAAGAAGAAGCTGTACAGCTcggagcagctgctggtggaggAGTGCTGA